TCGACCGGGGGGAGTAGGCCGGGTCGGAGAAGCACTCGCCGCCCTCGATGTTGAGGATGCCGGTGGTCTCCGCGCTGATGAAGTCGTCACCCTTGACGGCGATCGGCTGCGGCGGTTCGGCCCTCGGGAACACCCCGATCAGCGCCACGGCGGCGATCGCGGCCCAGCGGCGACGGCTCCTCAGCAGCGGGTTCGGCAGTGCGAGAGTCATCGATGCGACCTGTTCTGGGCGGCGGTACGGGGACACCGGGCGGACCCCGCCGCATGGTAGGCGGGCGTTCGTTAACGTCCGGCGAACGAGACCGGTCCGGCTGGCGACCGGCGAATGGCACCCCACTCCGGAATCACCGAAGTGATCTTCAGTTCACCTGGTAGTCAGCCTGAAGTCGGCTTGCCGTCGGCGTACTCCGACTCAATGCGGAGGTTCGCCGCGCTCCCGCTGGCGGACAGTCCACTTCTCTTGAGGGGTGACCCCTACCTTGAACGACAACAAGCGACCGTGGAGCACGGGCTCGCGGCGGGCGAAGCTCGCCGCCGTGGGTGCCGCCGCGCTCATCGTCGGCGGCGTCGCGTTCGGCCCGTCGGCGTTTGGTGACGCCGCACCGACCAAGTTCCCGGCAGCCGAGATCTACAAGCCCTCCCCGATGCCCGACCGCGTCATCCTGACGCCGACCACCACCCCGGCCACCTCGCAGAAGGTGACCTGGCGGGCCGAGGCTTCCGCCGAGTGGGCGCAGGCCCAGATCCTCGAGGCGCCGAAGGCCCTCGGCGAGGTCGCGCCGGCCGCGGGTGCTGTGAGCACCGTCAAGGCGAGCGTCAACTCGGCGGTCAACACCTCGCTCGGTTACGCCTCGAACTACCACACCGTCGAGTTCACCGGCCTGAAGCCGAACACCCGCTACACCTACCGGGTCGGTGACGGCACCAACTGGGGCGAGTGGTCCGACTTCACCACCGCGGCCGAGGGATTCTCGCCGTTCTCGTTCATCTACTACGGTGACGCGCAGAACTACCTCGACTCCGCGCTTCCGCGCGTGTTCCGGCAGGCGTTCGCCGACCGGCCCGAGGCCAAGATGATCGTCAACGCCGGTGACCTCATCGACAGCGCGAACAGCGAAGAGCAGTGGGGCCAGTGGTTCGACGCTGACGGCTTCGTCAACAGCCAGGTCAACAACATCGCGATCCCGGGTAACCACGAGTACAGCGGCTCCTCGCTCTCCTCGTTCTGGGCACCGCAGTTCCCGTTCCCGGCGAACGGCCCGCAGTGGCCGGCCGGGATGGAGTCGGCCCTGGACAAGACCGCTTACTACACCGACTACCAGGGTGTGCGGTTCATCGGCCTGAACAGCAATGTGCAGAGCATCCCCGAGGTCATGGCCGCGCAGACCGCGTGGCTCGAGGGTGTCCTCAAGGACAACCCGAACAAGTGGACCGTGGTCACCTTCCACCACCCGGTCTACTCGAACACCGGCACCCGCAACAACCCGCAGGTCCGCGACCAGTGGGGCCCGCTGCTGGAGAAGTACGGCGTGGACCTGGTCCTGCAGGGCCACGACCACTCGTACGCCCGGGGCAACGTCGCGGCGAACCGCAAGTCGAGCACCGTGCACAACGGCACCGCCTACGTGGTCTCCGTCTCCGGCGGCAAGATGTACGAGCTCAACGGTGGCGAGAACTGGACCGGTAACGGTGCCGAGATCACCAACCGGGACGAGAACATCCAGCTCTACCAGATGATCGACGTGGAGAAGGACTCGATCCGCTTCGAGGCCCGCACCGCCAACGGCGAGCACCAGGACGGCTTCCTCATCCGCAAGAACGACGCGGGTGTCCGGACCGTCAACGAGCTCCGCACCCCGGAGAACACCACCGGTGAGCGGGCCCTGGTCAGCAAGACCACCGTCGCGGTGGGCGAGAAGGTCGGCGTGAAGGCGTACAACTACGACCCGAACGAGACGGTGAGCGTGTACCTGCGCAGCACCACCGCGGCCGACAGCAACAAGGGCGTTCTGATCGCGTCCAAGAAGGCTGACGAGCTGGGCCAGTTCAACTACACCTTCGCCGTGCCGGAAGGCACCAAGAAGGGCAGCACCCAGGTCATCTACCTGGTCAGCGAGAACCAGAAGATCACCACCCCGGTGATCACCATCAGCAAGTAGCAGTCCCGTCCCGGGTGCGGATCGGCCACCACGGCCGGTCCGCACCCGGTCCGGTTCCCGGACAGGAGATCTCGTGACCATCCGTACGCGCGCGTCGGCGGGTGCGCTGCTCGGTGCCCTGGCCGCGCTGGTCGCGGTCACCCTCCCGGCCACCCCGGCCTCCGCCCACCCGTTCGGTCCACCGGCAACCGCCAGGATCGGTGCCGAGGGCTCGCACGTCAGCATCGCCTGGCACGCCGCCGAGGACGACTGGGTGGCACTCGGCCAGTCGCTCGGCGCGTTCGAGAACCCGGCCACGGGCAAGGTGGAGACCGGACTCACCGGGGAGCAGAAGCTCCAGCGCTCCCCCGCCGTGCGGGACTACCTGCTGG
The Micromonospora pisi DNA segment above includes these coding regions:
- a CDS encoding purple acid phosphatase family protein, whose translation is MTPTLNDNKRPWSTGSRRAKLAAVGAAALIVGGVAFGPSAFGDAAPTKFPAAEIYKPSPMPDRVILTPTTTPATSQKVTWRAEASAEWAQAQILEAPKALGEVAPAAGAVSTVKASVNSAVNTSLGYASNYHTVEFTGLKPNTRYTYRVGDGTNWGEWSDFTTAAEGFSPFSFIYYGDAQNYLDSALPRVFRQAFADRPEAKMIVNAGDLIDSANSEEQWGQWFDADGFVNSQVNNIAIPGNHEYSGSSLSSFWAPQFPFPANGPQWPAGMESALDKTAYYTDYQGVRFIGLNSNVQSIPEVMAAQTAWLEGVLKDNPNKWTVVTFHHPVYSNTGTRNNPQVRDQWGPLLEKYGVDLVLQGHDHSYARGNVAANRKSSTVHNGTAYVVSVSGGKMYELNGGENWTGNGAEITNRDENIQLYQMIDVEKDSIRFEARTANGEHQDGFLIRKNDAGVRTVNELRTPENTTGERALVSKTTVAVGEKVGVKAYNYDPNETVSVYLRSTTAADSNKGVLIASKKADELGQFNYTFAVPEGTKKGSTQVIYLVSENQKITTPVITISK